The genome window GAAGGCCATCAAATAAAGTTTGCTGTTGCTCGTGGTCCCTTCAATATAGCAGCGTATTTGGTTGGACACACTGAGTTTTTAGTTTCTTTAAAATCCAAACCTGATAAAGCAAAAAAATTGATAGAGCTTGTCTCAGAATTTATAGTAGATTGGTTACAAGTTCAAAAAGCTAGATTTAAATCTATTGAGGGAATATTTGTTCTTGATGATATAATTGGTTTTGTAAATGAAGACGATTTTCGGGAATTTGCTCTGCCATATTTCAAAGAAATATATGATGCATTCGATACGAAAATTAATTTTCTTCATAATGATATGGAAAGTTTAATTCCGGCTAATTATTTGAATGAGATAGGTGTTAATTTATACAATTTTAGCCATGAACATAGTTTTAAAAAGGTTCAAAAAATCACTAATGAGAAGGTAGCCCTTGTGGGGAATATCCCTCCCAGAGATATTTTAGCGGAAGGAACCCCAGAAGAGATAAAAAATCACGTTAAAAAAGCTATAAATTCAGTCGTAAATTTAAAAGGAATTTTATTATCATGTGGCGGGGGAATGCCCCCAGGAGTTACTTCAGAAAATATAAATGCGTTTGTTGATGCTGTAAAAGAAAATATTTAAAACAAATAA of Halarsenatibacter silvermanii contains these proteins:
- a CDS encoding uroporphyrinogen decarboxylase family protein, with the translated sequence MNKDDWKLLCDIVDFKKLGAAPVGFIIDSPWLPEWYDVSHMNFYRQDNTWLNANLKAIQKFSDVMFLPGFWAEFGMCTEPSAFGSKPIWSENDTPHPAKVISDIEKVDKLEKPDPEKHGLLPFVLNRLEYNKDKINNEGHQIKFAVARGPFNIAAYLVGHTEFLVSLKSKPDKAKKLIELVSEFIVDWLQVQKARFKSIEGIFVLDDIIGFVNEDDFREFALPYFKEIYDAFDTKINFLHNDMESLIPANYLNEIGVNLYNFSHEHSFKKVQKITNEKVALVGNIPPRDILAEGTPEEIKNHVKKAINSVVNLKGILLSCGGGMPPGVTSENINAFVDAVKENI